A section of the Engystomops pustulosus chromosome 3, aEngPut4.maternal, whole genome shotgun sequence genome encodes:
- the LOC140122812 gene encoding uncharacterized protein isoform X1: MANVMSEREEEEPDLYNVSFSGDDFLLSHEMRPSPLFSFHSDDVPDDSGESDVMVGPYAVSSDFHMRRDAQDLDRTKLGINSLLQTPKRRNRRTICEPMKMPKTLSVEIPFSVSTTQRRDLLHSDLCFESLGCEDSTESTPTMSFKSFICIECGKSFSQQATYAEHQKLHSPTNLEINPRAGSTLHSHEQKRAGREFVCADCGKTFIGKSNLIVHQRTHTGEKPYGCIFCGKHFGRSSVLRKHERIHTGEKPYSCVYCGKQFSQNSGLKNHERIHTGEKPYACMECGRRFSQSADLMVHYRTHTGEKPFICIECGNSFIRSSDLVIHQRTHSGIKPFSCTECGKSFSQRSQIIRHRRTHTGERPFTCDVCRKSFILSSELKKHHRVHTGEKPYKCKGCGKSFRHCSNMSRHQKMHAELDAL; this comes from the exons ATGGCCAATGTCATGTCcgagagagaagaggaagagcCAGATCTGTACAACGTGTCCTTCAGCG GTGATGATTTTCTGCTTTCCCATGAGATGAGACCCTCACCCTTATTCTCCTTCCACTCGGATGATGTACCTGATGACAGTGGGGAAAGTGATGTGATGGTGGGACCCTACGCAG TGTCTTCAGACTTTCATATGAGAAGAGATGCACAGGATTTGGATAGAACCAAACTGGGGATTAATTCTTTACTCCAGACTCCAAAAAGGCGCAATCGTAGAACAATCTGTGAACCCATGAAGATGCCAAAAACTCTTTCTGTTGAAATTCCTTTTTCTGTCTCGACCACCCAGCGTAGAGACCTCCTCCATTCCGACCTCTGTTTTGAAAGCTTAGGATGTGAAGACAGCACAGAGTCGACCCCCACTATGAGCTTCAAGTCTTTTATCTGTATTGAGTGTGGAAAGAGCTTCTCCCAGCAGGCAACTTATGCAGAACACCAGAAGTTACACAGCCCGACAAACCTAGAGATTAATCCTAGGGCAGGGTCTACACTTCACTCTCACGAGCAAAAGCGAGCAGGTAGAGAGTTTGTCTGTGCAGATTGTGGAAAAACCTTTATTGGGAAATCCAACCTTATTGTCCACCAGAGGACACATACAGGGGAGAAGCCTTATGGCTGCATCTTCTGTGGGAAACACTTTGGAAGAAGTTCTGTGCTTCGAAAACATGAGCGGatccacacgggagagaagccctaCTCTTGTGTCTACTGTGGGAAGCAGTTCAGTCAGAATTCTGGGCTGAAGAACCATGAGAGGATCCACACCGGAGAGAAACCTTATGCCTGTATGGAGTGCGGCAGGAGGTTCAGTCAGAGTGCCGATCTGATGGTTCATTATAGGACTCACACTGGGGAGAAACCTTTTATTTGTATAGAGTGTGGAAACAGCTTCATCCGCAGCTCAGACCTCGTCATACACCAAAGAACTCACTCCGGGATCAAACCTTTCTCATGCACTGAATGTGGCAAGAGCTTTAGCCAAAGGTCCCAGATTATACGACACAGGAGAACCCACACAGGTGAGCGCCCATTTACCTGTGATGTCTGTAGAAAAAGCTTTATCCTGAGCTCGGAGCTGAAGAAACATCACCGGgtccacacaggagagaagccttaTAAGTGCAAAGGGTGTGGCAAATCCTTCCGGCACTGCTCTAACATGAGCCGCCACCAGAAGATGCACGCCGAGCTTGATGCTCTCTAG
- the LOC140122812 gene encoding uncharacterized protein isoform X2: MSFKCKNSKIIGTKEREPRHKGYQSTRQGAQRQQKGGTFKDLCDVNMFCVSSDFHMRRDAQDLDRTKLGINSLLQTPKRRNRRTICEPMKMPKTLSVEIPFSVSTTQRRDLLHSDLCFESLGCEDSTESTPTMSFKSFICIECGKSFSQQATYAEHQKLHSPTNLEINPRAGSTLHSHEQKRAGREFVCADCGKTFIGKSNLIVHQRTHTGEKPYGCIFCGKHFGRSSVLRKHERIHTGEKPYSCVYCGKQFSQNSGLKNHERIHTGEKPYACMECGRRFSQSADLMVHYRTHTGEKPFICIECGNSFIRSSDLVIHQRTHSGIKPFSCTECGKSFSQRSQIIRHRRTHTGERPFTCDVCRKSFILSSELKKHHRVHTGEKPYKCKGCGKSFRHCSNMSRHQKMHAELDAL; the protein is encoded by the exons ATGTCGTTTAAATGCAAAAATTCTAAAATAATTGGCACAAAGGAGAGAGAACCTCGTCACAAAGGCTACCAGTCTACAAGGCAAGGTGCACAGAGACAGCAGAAAGGTGGAACCTTCAAAGATTTGTGTGATGTCAATATGTTCTGTG TGTCTTCAGACTTTCATATGAGAAGAGATGCACAGGATTTGGATAGAACCAAACTGGGGATTAATTCTTTACTCCAGACTCCAAAAAGGCGCAATCGTAGAACAATCTGTGAACCCATGAAGATGCCAAAAACTCTTTCTGTTGAAATTCCTTTTTCTGTCTCGACCACCCAGCGTAGAGACCTCCTCCATTCCGACCTCTGTTTTGAAAGCTTAGGATGTGAAGACAGCACAGAGTCGACCCCCACTATGAGCTTCAAGTCTTTTATCTGTATTGAGTGTGGAAAGAGCTTCTCCCAGCAGGCAACTTATGCAGAACACCAGAAGTTACACAGCCCGACAAACCTAGAGATTAATCCTAGGGCAGGGTCTACACTTCACTCTCACGAGCAAAAGCGAGCAGGTAGAGAGTTTGTCTGTGCAGATTGTGGAAAAACCTTTATTGGGAAATCCAACCTTATTGTCCACCAGAGGACACATACAGGGGAGAAGCCTTATGGCTGCATCTTCTGTGGGAAACACTTTGGAAGAAGTTCTGTGCTTCGAAAACATGAGCGGatccacacgggagagaagccctaCTCTTGTGTCTACTGTGGGAAGCAGTTCAGTCAGAATTCTGGGCTGAAGAACCATGAGAGGATCCACACCGGAGAGAAACCTTATGCCTGTATGGAGTGCGGCAGGAGGTTCAGTCAGAGTGCCGATCTGATGGTTCATTATAGGACTCACACTGGGGAGAAACCTTTTATTTGTATAGAGTGTGGAAACAGCTTCATCCGCAGCTCAGACCTCGTCATACACCAAAGAACTCACTCCGGGATCAAACCTTTCTCATGCACTGAATGTGGCAAGAGCTTTAGCCAAAGGTCCCAGATTATACGACACAGGAGAACCCACACAGGTGAGCGCCCATTTACCTGTGATGTCTGTAGAAAAAGCTTTATCCTGAGCTCGGAGCTGAAGAAACATCACCGGgtccacacaggagagaagccttaTAAGTGCAAAGGGTGTGGCAAATCCTTCCGGCACTGCTCTAACATGAGCCGCCACCAGAAGATGCACGCCGAGCTTGATGCTCTCTAG